In one window of Candidatus Nitrosocosmicus arcticus DNA:
- a CDS encoding elongation factor EF-2 encodes MPKFKSTQDILRIIGNKDQIRNFGVIAHVDHGKTTMSDSLLAASGIISPSVAGQALALDSMKLEQNRQMTIRGANVTLFYENDDGKEYVINMIDTPGHIDFTGRVTRALRAIDGVVVVSDSVEGIMTQTETVTRQALEERVRPVLYINKIDRLVKELRLDPAAMQKWLSNIIAEFNRLVDLYAEPELKEKWKVSIQGNTVAFGSAKDRWGFNFKVAQKKGISFKDVYDAYTSTDPTSIKKLAERAPLHDAVLGMVVQHHPPPHVAQKYRIPKIWPGDLDSDIGKALLNCDENGPVLMMVTTINVDPQAGRVATGRLFSGTIKDGDEVFLIDAKRSGKVQSVNIYMGNTREVVSVIPCGNIPALLGLDYAVAGETISSIKNVPAFESIKYVSEPVVTIAVEPKHPKDLPKLVEGLRRITVEDPNLIVKINEESGETLMAGMGVLHLEIATSLLQELGLDIKTTQPLINYRETIRGRAGPIMSKSPNKHNKIFLRVEPLSEEVIDMIRTGQLREDMDKKEMSRLLREKGWSTDDARSVVTVDRSGNMLSDETKGVQFIQESMDSIKSGFDDVIHSGPIAQESVRGLRFVLHHFVPHEDPAHRGLAQLMPATRRAMLGSMLIADPVLLEPILGIEVKCPQEQIGTVAGILSGKRGKLLNVDQKGIIAIILGEVPASETFDLSELMRGGTAGKAMWSTYFKTWQAVPQSVLRSIITDIRKRKGINPEPPSADEFIDKD; translated from the coding sequence ATGCCCAAGTTTAAATCGACTCAAGATATTCTCAGGATTATTGGAAATAAAGATCAAATTAGAAATTTCGGAGTTATTGCTCATGTAGATCACGGAAAAACTACGATGAGCGATAGTCTTTTGGCCGCTTCGGGAATTATTTCCCCAAGTGTTGCAGGACAAGCATTGGCCTTGGATTCAATGAAACTAGAACAGAATAGACAGATGACAATTAGAGGAGCAAATGTAACTCTATTCTATGAAAATGATGATGGTAAGGAATATGTCATAAATATGATAGATACACCTGGGCACATTGATTTTACTGGCAGAGTAACTAGAGCCCTGAGAGCAATTGATGGAGTCGTTGTAGTTTCAGATTCGGTAGAGGGTATAATGACGCAGACCGAAACAGTAACACGGCAAGCCCTAGAGGAAAGGGTTAGACCAGTATTGTATATTAACAAAATAGACAGGCTGGTCAAAGAATTGCGTTTGGACCCTGCAGCCATGCAAAAGTGGCTTTCTAACATAATCGCAGAGTTTAACAGATTAGTAGATCTTTATGCCGAACCCGAACTGAAGGAAAAATGGAAGGTAAGCATCCAGGGGAATACGGTTGCATTTGGATCGGCTAAGGATAGATGGGGATTTAATTTCAAGGTAGCTCAGAAAAAAGGGATCAGCTTCAAAGACGTTTATGATGCATACACATCTACCGATCCTACTTCTATTAAGAAGCTAGCTGAAAGAGCACCTTTGCATGACGCGGTATTAGGCATGGTGGTTCAACATCATCCTCCACCTCATGTGGCACAAAAATATAGAATCCCCAAAATTTGGCCGGGTGATTTAGATTCTGACATTGGAAAAGCCCTCTTAAATTGTGATGAAAATGGACCGGTTTTAATGATGGTAACAACAATTAACGTTGATCCCCAAGCGGGAAGGGTCGCCACTGGTAGATTATTTTCTGGTACTATAAAAGACGGAGACGAAGTTTTTCTTATAGATGCTAAGCGATCTGGAAAAGTACAGTCTGTAAATATTTATATGGGTAACACACGGGAGGTCGTAAGTGTAATTCCATGTGGTAATATTCCAGCTTTATTAGGGTTAGATTATGCTGTAGCAGGTGAAACTATTTCCTCTATTAAAAACGTTCCTGCATTTGAATCCATAAAATACGTTTCTGAACCTGTAGTTACCATCGCTGTAGAACCAAAACATCCTAAAGATTTACCAAAACTTGTTGAAGGATTGAGAAGGATAACAGTTGAGGATCCAAACCTTATTGTAAAGATTAATGAAGAAAGTGGAGAAACATTAATGGCGGGCATGGGAGTCTTGCATCTTGAGATTGCAACTTCTTTGTTGCAAGAATTAGGCCTAGATATTAAAACGACGCAGCCTTTAATCAACTATAGAGAAACTATTAGGGGAAGAGCAGGACCAATAATGAGCAAATCACCAAACAAACACAATAAGATATTTTTGAGGGTAGAGCCGTTGAGTGAGGAAGTTATTGATATGATTAGAACAGGACAATTACGCGAAGATATGGACAAGAAGGAAATGTCTCGTCTCCTTAGGGAAAAGGGTTGGAGTACAGATGACGCTAGGAGTGTCGTTACTGTTGACCGAAGTGGGAATATGCTTTCTGACGAGACGAAAGGAGTTCAATTTATTCAAGAATCCATGGATTCAATAAAATCAGGTTTTGATGATGTAATTCATTCAGGGCCAATTGCTCAAGAATCTGTCAGGGGTTTACGCTTTGTATTACACCACTTTGTCCCTCACGAGGATCCAGCTCACAGGGGTTTGGCTCAATTAATGCCTGCAACTAGAAGAGCTATGCTGGGATCTATGTTGATAGCCGATCCGGTGTTGTTGGAACCAATCCTAGGGATAGAAGTAAAATGTCCACAGGAACAGATAGGTACAGTAGCGGGAATATTATCCGGTAAGCGGGGTAAATTGCTAAATGTAGATCAAAAGGGCATAATTGCTATTATCTTAGGTGAAGTACCTGCCTCAGAAACTTTTGATTTGTCTGAATTGATGAGAGGGGGAACAGCTGGAAAAGCAATGTGGAGTACCTATTTTAAGACATGGCAAGCAGTTCCTCAATCAGTCCTTAGAAGTATTATTACTGATATAAGGAAAAGAAAGGGAATCAATCCAGAACCTCCATCAGCCGATGAATTCATAGATAAAGATTAA
- a CDS encoding menaquinone biosynthesis family protein, whose product MVLEIRVGHTPDADDAFMFYAIENELIPMGDFKIIHQVDDIEKLNKQAINHEIEITAISAHALAFLKDYKILNSGGSFGINYGPILISYKKSLDDISSNIVGIPGYMTSAYLLMSIALGKLNCIEMLFSEIPKAIIKGTVDYGLVIHESQVTYPKHDFNKLFDLGEWWNEKTNGLPVPLGINVASSKLMNNSKIKAFDSLLQNSIRYGLNHLEDAMEFSTKYGRGTEKSTLTKFVKMYVNEYTVDMGKDGKEAISRMFEMAREKGIINSNPPLNYSY is encoded by the coding sequence ATGGTGCTAGAAATTAGAGTAGGGCATACACCCGACGCTGATGATGCTTTCATGTTTTATGCCATAGAAAATGAGCTCATCCCAATGGGAGACTTTAAAATTATACACCAAGTAGATGATATAGAAAAACTAAACAAACAGGCAATTAATCATGAGATAGAAATTACCGCAATATCTGCGCATGCACTTGCATTTCTCAAAGATTATAAAATACTAAACAGTGGAGGCAGTTTTGGAATTAATTACGGCCCAATTCTTATTTCTTATAAAAAGTCTTTAGATGATATATCAAGTAACATTGTCGGAATCCCCGGATATATGACTTCTGCTTATCTTTTGATGTCAATAGCCCTGGGGAAGTTAAATTGCATTGAAATGCTATTTAGCGAGATACCTAAAGCGATTATTAAAGGAACTGTTGACTATGGACTGGTAATACATGAGTCCCAGGTAACATATCCTAAGCATGATTTTAATAAATTATTTGATTTGGGAGAATGGTGGAATGAAAAAACTAACGGCTTGCCCGTCCCACTAGGAATCAATGTGGCTAGTTCCAAATTGATGAATAATTCTAAGATTAAAGCCTTTGACAGTCTGCTACAAAATTCAATAAGATACGGTCTAAATCACCTCGAAGATGCTATGGAATTTTCTACCAAGTATGGTAGGGGAACAGAAAAATCAACGCTGACCAAATTCGTGAAAATGTATGTGAACGAGTACACTGTAGATATGGGAAAAGATGGAAAAGAGGCAATCTCTAGGATGTTTGAAATGGCACGAGAAAAAGGCATAATTAATAGCAACCCCCCCTTAAACTATTCTTATTGA
- a CDS encoding radical SAM protein has product MSDTVVRPTAALEKVMSGDELTFNDGVDLLKNENLFLLGNAANQLRKEIRGDNVSFVSSYYLNYTNVCAASCQLCAFYRKEKDDDAYTLSNEQIIKRAEFALNDLGATELHIVGGFNPRLGMEYYEDMFKSIKTRFPKVIIKALTPAEIFFISKVTKNSIKEVLERLKNAGLDALPGGGAEIFSKQTRDKIVLGKCSGDEWLNTVYEAHRIGLKGNCTMLFGHIETPEDIVDHIIKLRELNKKTGGFTTFIPLKFSLENTQLEREHTLTSESPSTYDLRIIAISRLLLGKALKNVSVYWIALGKKLAQVALCYGGNDLVGTAFSEEIFKAAGKPNQISIQELKFLICEIKRNPVQRDTFFNPI; this is encoded by the coding sequence TTGTCCGATACCGTAGTCAGACCAACTGCTGCCTTAGAGAAAGTCATGTCAGGCGATGAGTTAACATTTAATGATGGAGTCGATTTACTCAAAAATGAAAATCTTTTTTTGCTAGGGAATGCTGCGAATCAATTGAGAAAAGAAATTCGTGGTGATAACGTTAGTTTTGTTTCATCCTACTACCTAAATTACACTAATGTTTGTGCTGCAAGTTGTCAGCTTTGTGCTTTCTATAGAAAGGAGAAAGATGATGATGCATACACACTTTCAAATGAGCAAATTATAAAAAGGGCCGAGTTTGCCTTGAATGACTTAGGTGCCACTGAATTGCATATAGTTGGAGGTTTTAACCCTAGATTGGGAATGGAATATTATGAGGACATGTTTAAATCGATTAAAACTCGTTTTCCTAAGGTAATAATTAAGGCCCTTACGCCAGCCGAGATTTTTTTTATATCAAAAGTAACCAAAAATTCAATCAAAGAAGTATTAGAGAGGCTGAAGAATGCAGGCCTGGATGCATTGCCTGGGGGTGGTGCAGAGATATTCAGTAAGCAAACCCGTGACAAGATTGTGTTGGGCAAATGTTCAGGGGATGAGTGGTTAAACACGGTATATGAAGCCCATAGAATAGGGTTGAAAGGTAATTGCACAATGCTTTTCGGCCATATTGAAACGCCAGAAGACATTGTTGATCATATCATTAAGCTAAGGGAATTAAATAAGAAAACCGGTGGATTTACCACATTTATCCCACTAAAATTTAGCTTGGAGAATACGCAGCTCGAGCGAGAACACACTCTTACATCCGAAAGCCCATCAACTTATGATCTGAGAATAATAGCGATATCAAGACTTTTGCTCGGCAAGGCACTCAAAAATGTCTCGGTCTATTGGATAGCTTTAGGAAAAAAATTGGCTCAAGTTGCATTATGCTATGGAGGAAATGACTTGGTAGGTACAGCATTTTCAGAGGAGATTTTTAAGGCTGCAGGCAAACCAAATCAAATATCTATACAAGAGCTGAAATTTTTGATCTGTGAAATAAAGCGAAACCCCGTACAAAGAGATACTTTTTTTAATCCAATCTAA
- a CDS encoding CofH family radical SAM protein, translating into MQNTQVHHDIFKDSEIEDTINRLLENHDIKLNDIIYLLESQEIQRLGLVGNSIRENMFGKNVTFINNIILNYTNVCITYCKFCAFYRPPGHEESYTVSKEEILNRVVFAKANYDIKQVLFQGGHNPKLNTEYFEDIFRTLKAKCPDVAIHGLSASEVDMISRVDRTSPLEVLDRLQNAGLESLPGAGAEILVDEVKDVISPLKISSQTWLDIMEKAHSIGIKSSATMMYGTVESVEQRARHILKIADLQRKTKGFMAFIPWSFEPNKTEIQDSGLVQHPMGGFELLKMISVSRIVFNGLIDHLQSSWLTNGIGMAQLAIYHGSDDFGGTLIGEEVVSATGARSTELLSNNIITAIRAMGYKPAERNNSYDIVKQY; encoded by the coding sequence TTGCAAAATACTCAGGTTCATCATGATATTTTTAAAGACTCTGAAATTGAAGATACAATAAATAGACTTTTAGAAAATCATGATATTAAGTTAAATGATATTATTTACCTATTAGAATCACAAGAGATCCAACGTCTCGGGCTAGTTGGTAACTCAATCAGGGAAAACATGTTTGGTAAAAATGTCACTTTTATTAATAATATTATATTAAATTATACGAATGTTTGTATTACTTATTGTAAGTTTTGCGCCTTTTATAGACCGCCTGGACACGAAGAATCCTACACCGTCTCAAAAGAAGAAATTTTAAATAGAGTCGTTTTCGCCAAGGCTAACTATGATATAAAACAAGTCCTCTTTCAAGGCGGGCATAATCCAAAGTTAAATACAGAATATTTTGAAGATATTTTTAGGACACTCAAAGCTAAATGTCCAGATGTCGCAATTCACGGATTGTCAGCTTCGGAGGTAGATATGATTTCACGGGTAGATAGAACATCGCCACTAGAGGTATTGGATCGGTTACAAAACGCAGGTCTTGAATCATTACCTGGGGCAGGCGCCGAAATTCTGGTTGATGAAGTTAAAGACGTTATAAGTCCACTCAAAATATCTAGCCAAACATGGTTAGACATCATGGAAAAGGCCCACAGCATCGGAATAAAATCTTCGGCCACGATGATGTATGGAACTGTGGAGTCTGTAGAACAAAGGGCTCGTCATATTCTTAAAATTGCAGATTTGCAAAGAAAAACCAAAGGGTTTATGGCATTCATACCCTGGAGTTTTGAACCCAATAAAACAGAAATTCAAGATAGTGGGTTGGTGCAACATCCTATGGGTGGATTCGAATTATTGAAGATGATTTCAGTGTCAAGGATAGTCTTTAATGGTCTAATAGATCACCTCCAGTCATCGTGGCTTACAAATGGAATTGGAATGGCGCAATTAGCAATTTATCATGGATCAGATGACTTTGGAGGAACACTCATTGGAGAAGAAGTTGTTAGTGCAACCGGTGCACGATCCACAGAATTATTGTCAAACAATATAATCACTGCAATTAGAGCGATGGGATACAAACCAGCAGAAAGAAACAACTCATATGATATCGTAAAACAATACTAG
- a CDS encoding hydroxymethylglutaryl-CoA synthase family protein, with translation MPVGIDDMAIYVPKLYIDYKDFAEARGIDPQKLEYGIGIKKMALADANQDPASMAANACMRLMKNNDLNPQDIGRIYVATESGLDESKAMNSFVIGMLEQVYGESTLEHAGGIECKFACVSGSYALYDNTNWIRAGENNDKAAIVIVSDIAKYDIGSAGEYTQGAGAIALLIKENPRLLSFDEKVTSTIIKNEYDFYRPFGKETPLVNGLYSNLLYLIQVRKALETYKEKAIKSGIIKLGKDESIIDHIDYISVHLPYRRMGEKALAYLLRHEWRHLSRWESIISEIGTDEPVPKDPRGTIESILADTDFMKADEKFRRAFMKTDRYREIFDSKMSSSLEASTMIGNLYTASMYMGLRSLLEFEFSKGADLFNKRIGFGSYGSGCSAMVFSGVIQENYKELVKRMDLEKDIGQRTKISIKDYEKLHKNTRKYNEAFLNAEDEFILINIGGITADRAGFREYCYAS, from the coding sequence GTGCCAGTTGGAATAGACGACATGGCTATCTACGTTCCGAAACTTTATATAGATTACAAAGACTTCGCTGAAGCAAGAGGAATAGATCCTCAAAAACTAGAATATGGAATAGGAATCAAAAAGATGGCCTTGGCCGACGCTAATCAAGATCCTGCAAGCATGGCTGCAAATGCATGCATGAGATTAATGAAGAATAATGATCTTAATCCTCAGGATATAGGAAGAATTTATGTAGCTACTGAATCTGGATTGGACGAATCAAAAGCAATGAATTCTTTTGTAATTGGAATGTTAGAACAGGTTTATGGAGAAAGTACTCTCGAGCATGCAGGCGGTATTGAATGCAAATTTGCATGTGTGAGCGGTTCGTATGCATTATATGATAATACAAACTGGATACGTGCCGGAGAGAATAACGATAAGGCAGCTATAGTCATTGTTAGCGATATTGCAAAATATGACATTGGATCCGCAGGGGAATATACTCAAGGCGCTGGTGCTATTGCATTACTCATAAAGGAAAACCCTAGACTGTTATCGTTTGACGAGAAAGTTACTTCAACCATCATAAAAAACGAATATGATTTTTACAGACCATTTGGAAAGGAAACGCCACTAGTAAATGGTTTATACTCAAATTTGCTCTATCTTATCCAAGTAAGAAAGGCCCTTGAGACTTACAAGGAAAAGGCAATCAAATCGGGCATAATTAAACTTGGAAAGGATGAATCAATCATAGACCATATTGATTACATAAGTGTGCATTTACCTTACAGAAGAATGGGCGAAAAGGCTTTGGCCTATTTACTAAGACACGAATGGAGACACCTTTCGAGATGGGAGAGCATTATTTCTGAAATAGGAACGGATGAGCCTGTTCCCAAAGACCCCAGGGGTACGATTGAGTCAATCTTAGCAGACACTGACTTTATGAAAGCTGATGAAAAATTTAGAAGAGCTTTTATGAAAACTGATCGCTACAGAGAGATTTTTGACAGCAAGATGTCCTCTTCCTTAGAGGCATCTACTATGATAGGTAACCTATATACGGCTTCAATGTACATGGGCCTGCGAAGTTTATTAGAATTTGAATTCTCAAAGGGAGCAGATTTATTTAATAAACGAATAGGTTTTGGTTCTTACGGTAGTGGTTGTAGTGCCATGGTATTTTCTGGAGTTATCCAAGAAAACTATAAAGAACTGGTTAAGCGAATGGATTTAGAAAAGGACATAGGTCAAAGAACAAAGATATCAATTAAGGATTACGAAAAATTACACAAAAATACTCGTAAATATAACGAGGCGTTCTTAAATGCAGAGGATGAATTTATTCTAATAAACATAGGCGGCATTACAGCTGATAGAGCTGGATTTAGGGAATATTGTTATGCATCATGA
- the ilvA gene encoding threonine ammonia-lyase, translated as MRKKISKIDLNSIKEAQKVLSKSSIRKIDLIRSNTFSSMCGNDIFLKLECYQKTGSFKVRGAVTMIDRLASDTKKGGVIAASAGNHAQGVAYASALNKMSCTIVMPKNASPAKIAATRSYGATVILEGNNYDESSVYANEIATKEGRTIVPAFDDPDVIAGQGTVGLEILEDLKNIDEVYVPIGGGGLIAGVSLAIKTINPKVSIIGVESTAFPSMKKAIKKGKIGIVQEGYTIADGISVKSPGKLPYEIIKDKVDDIVLVDDLAIVKTMFLLMERSKIVTEPAGAASLAYLIANRKAISKNKNIVSILSGGNVDMYLLGQVVAKGLMQTGRLLKLFIQLKDKPGALRNIVDEIAQANINIVEVIHDRLSSNIPAGTAGVYLSLELENKEQSNVLVDLLSKQKINFKIIK; from the coding sequence TTGAGAAAAAAAATTTCCAAAATAGATTTAAACAGCATAAAAGAGGCACAAAAGGTATTATCTAAGTCGTCAATTAGAAAAATTGATCTGATACGTTCCAATACCTTTTCAAGTATGTGTGGTAATGATATTTTCTTAAAATTAGAGTGTTATCAAAAGACTGGTTCATTTAAGGTAAGAGGTGCAGTAACCATGATTGATAGGTTAGCTAGCGATACAAAAAAAGGAGGCGTTATAGCAGCGTCTGCAGGAAACCATGCTCAAGGGGTGGCATATGCATCAGCTCTCAATAAGATGTCATGCACTATAGTCATGCCAAAAAATGCATCTCCAGCGAAAATCGCCGCTACCAGATCTTATGGTGCAACTGTAATATTGGAAGGCAATAACTATGATGAGTCGTCAGTTTATGCTAATGAAATTGCAACTAAGGAGGGTAGAACCATTGTGCCGGCCTTTGATGATCCTGATGTCATTGCGGGACAGGGAACAGTGGGGCTAGAGATTCTCGAGGATTTGAAGAATATTGATGAGGTGTATGTTCCTATTGGCGGGGGTGGCTTAATAGCGGGGGTGTCATTAGCCATAAAGACAATCAATCCTAAAGTTAGTATTATTGGGGTAGAGTCTACAGCTTTTCCGTCAATGAAAAAGGCTATCAAAAAGGGGAAAATTGGCATCGTTCAGGAAGGCTATACCATAGCCGATGGGATTTCTGTAAAATCACCCGGAAAATTACCATATGAGATAATAAAAGACAAGGTTGATGATATTGTACTAGTAGACGACCTTGCCATAGTAAAGACTATGTTCTTGCTGATGGAACGTTCAAAAATTGTAACGGAACCTGCAGGTGCCGCATCACTAGCTTACCTAATTGCAAATAGGAAGGCTATTTCAAAAAATAAGAACATTGTGTCGATATTATCAGGTGGCAATGTAGACATGTATCTACTGGGACAAGTAGTTGCAAAGGGATTGATGCAAACAGGTAGACTACTAAAATTGTTTATTCAACTCAAGGATAAACCTGGAGCATTGAGAAATATCGTTGATGAAATTGCACAAGCAAATATAAATATAGTTGAGGTAATTCACGACAGACTTAGTTCGAATATTCCTGCTGGAACAGCTGGAGTGTATCTGAGCTTAGAACTAGAGAATAAAGAACAGTCAAACGTGCTAGTTGATCTTCTCAGCAAACAAAAAATAAACTTTAAAATCATTAAATAA
- a CDS encoding Lrp/AsnC family transcriptional regulator, which produces MVMPTAYILINCILGKEEEIIKQISQIPQVKEVRGTYGVHDMFVKIQTDTVDEMNNTITNSIRKINGITSTVTLVSIPEQGGRG; this is translated from the coding sequence ATGGTTATGCCTACAGCCTATATCTTGATCAATTGTATTTTAGGAAAGGAAGAAGAAATAATTAAACAAATATCTCAGATTCCACAAGTAAAGGAAGTTCGTGGAACTTATGGTGTTCATGACATGTTTGTGAAAATTCAAACAGATACAGTAGATGAAATGAACAATACAATTACCAACAGTATAAGAAAAATTAACGGAATAACCTCGACTGTTACATTGGTATCCATACCGGAACAAGGCGGTAGGGGCTAA